The following DNA comes from Triticum aestivum cultivar Chinese Spring chromosome 3D, IWGSC CS RefSeq v2.1, whole genome shotgun sequence.
GTCGGAGAGGAGTGGGCTGCTGCtgacgccgccggcgccgcctgcgACGGCGCTGATGGGGAGGGAGGCGAAGGGGTAGGTCGCGCTGGCCGCCGCGGCGGCGAGCGCGAGGGAGAGCTCGCGGGCGTtcgcggcgacgaggaggcggcgtccCTCGGCGGGGTCGCGGCGCACGCCGTAGCCGTCCTGGAGGCAGTGCCCGAGCTCGCGGAGCGCGTCGACATGGCCCAGCGCAGCGGAGCGCGCGCAGAGCGCCGCCCCGGCGCGCAGGTCGCGGTCCGACTTGGCGCCCCCGCTGCCGTTGAACTGGATGACGGCCAGCGAGTAGAGCGCCGCCGGGTGCCCGCCGACAGCCGCCTTCGCGAGCAGAGCCGCGCCACCGCTCCGGCTGCCAAGGCAGTAGAACCGGATCTGCAAAAACGCACGAAGCTCGTCAGCACTTACTCCCTGAAACTCCGGCCATGCATGCATGGATGTCAAACCGAACGATCAAGTCAACAAGTTTGATGTGTTCGTCGACTCTTACCATGCCTAGAATGTAGCACGCCTCAAGATTACCGGCGTCGGCGCAGCGCTTGAGAAACCGCTGCACGGGCTCCGACCACGCCGCCGCCTTGACGGCGAGCGACGCCGGCGAGGCCTTGGCGAACACCATGTCCTGCTGGCCCAGGCCGTTGAGCCTCTTGCATCTGAAACGTCAAAGGTACAAACACGTTCAGGCAACCAAACACACGAAGCAGCAGGAGTTGCTTGGCAAGAAGCGGTTGAACCAAACACGaagggcggggcggggcgcgggCGTACGTTAGGTGGACGGACAGCAGGTCGGAGGGGGAGTTCGCAGATGCGGCGAGTTTGGAGAAGATGGAGAGCACGAGGTCGTCAGGGATGCCATCCAAATAGTCCGGCCCGGAAGCCTGTCGCTTCCGGCGCCCACCGCACacttcgccggcggcggcgggcgtcctcttcctcttctgcccGGCCACGGGAGCCGCTGGCTCGACACCTCCGCAGGTATAGAGAGAGCCGCTCCTCGTCCTCATCTTATCTCTGGCCGCACGAGCCGTGGTGGCGGGCCGGTCtccggagggagggaggagggggggcGGCCGCGGGACGGGGAGAAGGAGAAGCGGTGGTGgagtggagaggagaggagaggagatagATGTTTCGGAAAAGCGATAGCGGGAGGCGCCTCGTTTTATACACGGCAGCGCGGCGCTCCCGGGTCCGTACCGTGCCGTCGTGCGTGACCCTGCGTGAGGCGTGCGGGGCCCGGTTGTCAGCCGGGTCCTGGTTTTATCCGTCCCGCTTTTAACTTTCTATCTACTGCCAGTGCATGCCCGCCAGTGGTAGAGTATAGTCTTGATGGCGTGTGAGCAGCAGGCTGCAGGCGTAGAGGCATCAATGCTGGCCGGGCTGGGCTTTATCTTTGGAGGAAAATGAATGCCGGGCTTTCAAAAAAAGCCATCTTTGCTGCGAGAAATAAGGGCATTATTGCTCGTTCGTTCATCCATTCACGACGCCAGGCAGTTTCCATCGCCATACGTAGCGCTCCTTCATTGCGTGTGCTTTTCAGTTGGTAAATTTTTACTTGCTTCCGTGGTCAAACGGTGGCGTTACCGGGAGTCCATAATACCAGTACCGTACGCGTTCTACTTCAGGGAGGAGGGTAGAGTACGGGGAATGGGTGGAGTGTTGGACGGGGC
Coding sequences within:
- the LOC123080312 gene encoding F-box protein At1g67340; translation: MRTRSGSLYTCGGVEPAAPVAGQKRKRTPAAAGEVCGGRRKRQASGPDYLDGIPDDLVLSIFSKLAASANSPSDLLSVHLTCKRLNGLGQQDMVFAKASPASLAVKAAAWSEPVQRFLKRCADAGNLEACYILGMIRFYCLGSRSGGAALLAKAAVGGHPAALYSLAVIQFNGSGGAKSDRDLRAGAALCARSAALGHVDALRELGHCLQDGYGVRRDPAEGRRLLVAANARELSLALAAAAASATYPFASLPISAVAGGAGGVSSSPLLSDFGWSLPEAEPHTANQFMSDWWASRGVQACAKKTDAAATGGDGEGELRLCSHMRCGRKETRRHEFRRCSVCGAANYCSRACQALDWKRAHKAQCVPMDRWLVGAAANAAAPQQ